The Procambarus clarkii isolate CNS0578487 chromosome 7, FALCON_Pclarkii_2.0, whole genome shotgun sequence genome window below encodes:
- the LOC123753757 gene encoding uncharacterized protein translates to MKKEEEARFLLKGKKALERNTASRVLRRIENQLTYLRGCGYESIVIYYKKGPARVTHGILPNNVIQEEDKKIFTTNFFLSRTRKLDADKLTLGSEGDSDNALEKNPDELQVQQVHKVQKVPQVQEIQQLQKVPQVEHLQKVPPVQQGLPLAILQKQQEVQVVKFEPQGTTPGKQCSNNGMGILKYLRKQVKKDKQ, encoded by the exons atgaagaaagaagaggaagcccgttttctacttaaaggcaagaaggctttagaacgaaatacagcaagccgggttctacgaaggattgaaaatcag cTAACATATCTGCGTGGCTGTGGGTATGAATCAATCGTTATCTATTACAAGAAAGGACCAGCACGGGTGACACATGGTATTTTACCAAACAACGTAATAcaagaagaggacaagaagatcttcaccactaacttctttttgt cacgcacaaggaagcttgatgcagataaacttacattaggatcagaaggtgatagcgataatgccctggaaaaaaatcctgacgagctacaagtgcagcaggtgcataaagtccaaaaagtaccgcaggtgcaagaaattcaacaattacaaaaagttccgcaggtggaacatttacaaaaagttccgccggtgcaacaagggctaccattagcaatccttcagaaacagcaagaagtacaagtagtaaaatttgaaccacagggaactacaccaggaaaacagtgtagtaacaacggaatgggaattttaaaatacctgaggaaacaggtaaaaaaggacaaacaatag